The following coding sequences lie in one Changpingibacter yushuensis genomic window:
- a CDS encoding SDR family NAD(P)-dependent oxidoreductase: MARGRVLVTGASSGIGEATARRLVEEGFEVIATARREARLAELARQIGCQYFAADLTDPESVASLVASVQEGGALTGLVNNAGGALGADPVAGGKLDDWARMYEMNVLATLRLTQAFLPQMREHGGDIVFVTSTAAHETYKGGGGYTAAKHAELMIAQTLRIELVGEPVRLIEVAPGMVKTPEFSLNRLGSEKAAEDVYAGVAEPLLAEDIADVIAWTLTRPRHVNIDSVTVRPVAQANSWTVARVPDADAAPLPRTALADIE; this comes from the coding sequence ATGGCACGTGGACGGGTACTGGTGACTGGGGCATCCTCGGGGATTGGCGAGGCAACTGCTCGGCGGTTGGTAGAAGAGGGTTTTGAGGTTATCGCCACTGCGAGGCGCGAAGCGCGCCTCGCAGAGCTGGCGCGGCAGATTGGCTGCCAGTACTTTGCTGCAGACCTGACCGACCCGGAGAGTGTGGCTTCGTTGGTGGCGTCTGTCCAAGAAGGTGGAGCTCTCACAGGATTGGTGAACAACGCTGGAGGCGCACTAGGTGCGGATCCCGTAGCGGGCGGCAAGCTTGATGATTGGGCCCGCATGTATGAGATGAACGTGCTGGCGACCCTTCGCCTCACGCAAGCCTTCCTCCCGCAGATGCGCGAGCATGGTGGTGACATCGTGTTCGTAACCTCCACTGCCGCCCATGAGACCTACAAGGGTGGCGGCGGATACACGGCAGCCAAGCATGCTGAGCTCATGATTGCCCAGACCTTGCGGATTGAATTAGTTGGAGAACCTGTCAGGCTGATTGAAGTAGCTCCTGGAATGGTGAAGACTCCGGAGTTTTCCCTCAATCGTCTGGGCAGTGAGAAAGCTGCTGAAGACGTCTACGCGGGTGTAGCCGAACCGCTCTTAGCGGAGGATATCGCGGACGTCATCGCGTGGACGTTGACGCGTCCGCGCCACGTCAACATCGATTCCGTGACGGTGCGGCCTGTGGCACAGGCAAACAGCTGGACGGTTGCTCGTGTTCCAGATGCGGATGCGGCACCGCTGCCGCGCACCGCGCTCGCGGATATCGAGTGA
- a CDS encoding LacI family DNA-binding transcriptional regulator — MRRKTNAPTLDDVALAAGVSRASASRAIRGEVRVSPEVLEAVQRAVKDLGYVPNRAARSLATQRADAITVIFTETVEHVFGDPFFATTMRGISEVLDAAGKQLVLLLRTSTHDHTHIGYLTAGHTDGVVVVSHRTDDEVGEALAALDLPVAFVGRPPQQMSTANYVDTDNKAGGALVANHLLKQGCRKLAIVTGNLEMPAGIDRLEGWRQALRDAGVDASGVYEADFTVTTAYEATLRLLEEHPDVEGIFAASDLMAMGVARAVEEKGKSIPDDIRLVGYGDLPDVSEMRVPLTTVVNPGVEMARLATRMVLDEITGDLVDGSIIVPPKLIVRQSG; from the coding sequence ATGAGAAGAAAGACCAACGCACCCACGCTTGACGACGTGGCGCTCGCGGCTGGTGTCTCCAGAGCTTCAGCCTCCCGGGCAATTCGGGGCGAGGTGAGGGTCTCACCGGAAGTTTTGGAGGCCGTCCAAAGGGCCGTCAAGGACCTCGGATATGTTCCCAACAGGGCTGCGCGCTCGCTTGCTACGCAGCGTGCGGACGCAATTACAGTGATATTCACTGAGACCGTTGAGCACGTGTTTGGCGATCCATTCTTCGCCACCACCATGCGTGGAATCTCAGAAGTGCTGGACGCTGCGGGCAAACAGCTCGTGCTGTTGCTACGGACCTCCACGCATGACCACACGCATATCGGGTATTTGACAGCAGGGCACACCGACGGCGTGGTGGTGGTCTCCCACAGGACAGACGACGAGGTGGGCGAGGCGCTTGCAGCTCTCGACTTGCCGGTTGCTTTCGTGGGGCGCCCGCCACAGCAGATGTCCACGGCCAACTACGTGGACACTGACAACAAAGCCGGCGGCGCTCTGGTTGCCAACCACCTCCTCAAACAAGGCTGCCGCAAGCTCGCCATTGTCACAGGAAACCTTGAGATGCCAGCGGGCATCGATAGGTTGGAGGGGTGGCGTCAAGCCCTCCGGGATGCCGGAGTGGACGCTTCGGGGGTGTACGAGGCCGATTTCACGGTCACCACGGCCTATGAAGCCACCCTTCGTTTGCTTGAGGAACACCCAGACGTTGAGGGCATTTTTGCAGCTTCCGATCTGATGGCAATGGGTGTGGCACGTGCGGTTGAGGAGAAGGGGAAATCGATCCCCGACGACATTCGCCTGGTCGGATATGGAGATCTGCCGGACGTCTCCGAGATGCGGGTTCCGCTGACCACAGTGGTGAACCCCGGTGTAGAGATGGCCCGTCTAGCAACCCGCATGGTGCTCGATGAAATCACGGGCGATCTGGTGGATGGTTCGATCATCGTTCCCCCGAAGCTCATCGTGCGGCAATCCGGCTGA
- the ileS gene encoding isoleucine--tRNA ligase codes for MSEQAHYPLHRDGAVQASPEFPKLEEEVLAYWKQDGTFQASIDNRPSGPKGANEFVFYDGPPFANGLPHYGHLLTGYVKDVVGRYQTMRGKRVERRFGWDTHGLPAELEAEKILGITDKSQIEGEGGIGIRAFNEAARSGVMKYATQWQDYVTRQARWVDFDNDYKTMNPAFMESVIWAFKQLYDKGLIYDGFRVLPYCWNDQTPLANHELKMDDDIYQDRTDQTVTVGLRLETGELALIWTTTPWTLPSNLAIAVGPDIEYVVVAPSEGELAGERVVLAKALLASYAKELGEDPEVVSTLTGSDLVGRRYTPIFDYFDTDEDRSEGQAPGPNAWTIVAGDFVTTEDGTGLVHIAPAFGEDDMNVCRTAGIRAVVPVDDAGKFTSAVPDYEGVQVFEANRLVIADLREGTGNLAHRDPSVRAKLVRQASYKHSYPHCWRCRKPLIYKAVSSWFVGVTEFRDEMVELNQQITWVPEHIKDGIFGNWLANARDWSISRTRFWGSPIPVWKSDDPAFPRVDVYGSLEELERDFGHAPMNDEGEVDLHRPYIDELVRPNPDDPSGKSMMRRVPDVLDTWFDSGSMPYAQVHYPFENQDWFENHYPGDFIVEYIGQTRGWFYNLHVLATALFDRPSFLNCVSHGIVLGDDGRKMSKSLRNYPDPARVFDEYGSDAMRWFLMSSPVVRGGNLIVTEDAIRDTVRQILLPLWNTYYFFTLYAGAANHGEGFRATYLDMSDPSVVAGLDIQDRYLLSHTRKLATTVRAQLDAYDIPGACQSVREYIDILTNWYVRTSRDRFWNEDAGAFNTLYTALVVLSEVNAPLLPLLSEEMWRGLTGGRSVHLVDWPEVPATVTDDALMAQMDEVRAIVSATHSLRKAHKLRVRQPLQSLTVVTTQELGQYADLIASEVNVKAVLFRDAESSGMEIKRELAVLPRELDPSMRKLTSKLFKAAREDAWHESEGGIVLELGDEEVALSDGQYTLTTQVVSEEGSVATVLDSGAFVSLDTTLTPELEAEGYARDVVRAVQDERKAAGLHVADRISLTLTVPDEHVAAVEAHLEFISRETLALEATVAGGSSDIQVAVAKFGRA; via the coding sequence ATGAGCGAGCAGGCCCACTATCCACTCCATCGCGATGGCGCAGTGCAGGCGTCACCCGAGTTTCCCAAACTCGAGGAGGAGGTGCTCGCTTACTGGAAGCAGGACGGCACCTTTCAGGCGTCCATTGATAACCGTCCCAGCGGCCCCAAGGGAGCAAACGAGTTTGTTTTCTATGACGGACCGCCATTTGCCAATGGTCTGCCTCATTACGGCCACCTTCTCACGGGCTATGTGAAAGACGTCGTCGGGCGCTACCAAACAATGCGTGGCAAGCGCGTTGAGCGGCGTTTCGGCTGGGATACTCACGGTCTGCCAGCGGAACTCGAAGCTGAGAAGATCCTCGGGATTACAGATAAGTCGCAGATCGAAGGCGAAGGCGGCATCGGTATCCGGGCGTTCAATGAGGCCGCACGCAGCGGCGTCATGAAGTATGCGACCCAATGGCAGGACTACGTCACTCGCCAAGCCCGCTGGGTTGATTTTGACAACGACTACAAGACGATGAACCCCGCCTTCATGGAGTCTGTCATCTGGGCCTTTAAGCAGCTCTATGACAAGGGGCTGATCTACGACGGCTTCCGCGTTCTGCCGTATTGCTGGAACGATCAAACGCCATTGGCCAACCACGAACTGAAGATGGATGATGACATCTATCAGGATCGCACTGACCAGACTGTCACGGTGGGCTTGCGTCTAGAGACAGGCGAGTTGGCTCTTATTTGGACGACGACGCCGTGGACTTTGCCCTCAAACCTCGCGATCGCGGTTGGACCCGACATCGAGTATGTGGTTGTGGCTCCATCCGAAGGTGAACTGGCGGGGGAGCGGGTTGTACTAGCCAAGGCATTGCTCGCCTCCTACGCGAAGGAACTAGGTGAGGATCCCGAGGTGGTTTCCACCTTGACTGGATCGGATCTGGTGGGGCGCCGGTACACGCCAATCTTTGACTACTTCGATACAGACGAGGACCGCAGCGAGGGTCAAGCTCCGGGACCCAATGCCTGGACTATCGTCGCGGGCGACTTCGTGACCACTGAAGATGGCACGGGCTTAGTGCACATTGCGCCGGCCTTCGGCGAAGATGACATGAACGTCTGCCGCACCGCTGGCATCCGGGCCGTCGTGCCTGTAGATGACGCCGGCAAGTTCACCTCTGCCGTGCCGGATTACGAAGGCGTACAGGTATTCGAGGCCAATCGTCTGGTGATCGCGGACCTTCGGGAAGGCACCGGAAACCTTGCTCACCGTGATCCCTCAGTACGCGCCAAACTTGTCCGCCAAGCTTCATACAAGCACTCCTACCCACATTGCTGGCGGTGCCGTAAGCCACTCATCTATAAGGCAGTCAGCTCATGGTTCGTGGGCGTGACCGAGTTCCGCGATGAGATGGTTGAGCTTAACCAGCAGATCACGTGGGTGCCGGAGCATATCAAAGACGGCATCTTTGGGAACTGGCTGGCAAACGCGCGCGATTGGTCTATTTCCCGCACCAGATTCTGGGGCTCACCAATTCCCGTGTGGAAGTCGGATGACCCAGCATTCCCTCGCGTTGACGTGTACGGATCGTTGGAGGAACTTGAGCGTGACTTCGGGCATGCGCCGATGAACGATGAGGGAGAGGTGGATCTCCACCGCCCATACATCGATGAACTAGTGCGCCCGAATCCTGATGATCCCAGCGGTAAGTCGATGATGCGGCGCGTGCCAGATGTTCTGGACACGTGGTTTGATTCTGGCTCCATGCCGTACGCGCAGGTTCATTATCCGTTCGAAAACCAGGATTGGTTCGAGAACCATTACCCGGGCGATTTCATTGTGGAGTACATCGGCCAGACTCGTGGATGGTTCTATAACCTGCACGTGCTTGCCACGGCGTTGTTCGACAGGCCGTCGTTCCTCAATTGCGTCTCCCATGGAATCGTTCTGGGCGACGACGGACGCAAGATGTCAAAGTCTCTGCGCAACTACCCAGACCCTGCCCGCGTGTTTGACGAGTACGGTTCGGACGCCATGAGATGGTTCCTCATGAGTTCCCCGGTTGTCAGGGGCGGCAACCTCATCGTCACCGAGGACGCCATTCGTGACACAGTGCGCCAGATCCTTCTGCCACTGTGGAACACGTACTACTTCTTCACGTTGTATGCGGGTGCTGCCAACCACGGCGAGGGATTCCGCGCTACCTACCTTGATATGTCCGATCCTTCGGTGGTTGCCGGGCTGGATATTCAGGACCGCTACCTGCTGTCACACACTCGGAAGCTGGCCACCACTGTGCGGGCCCAGCTTGACGCATATGACATCCCCGGGGCTTGCCAGAGCGTGCGCGAGTACATCGACATCCTGACTAACTGGTACGTTCGCACTTCCCGTGATCGCTTCTGGAATGAGGACGCGGGTGCATTCAACACTCTTTACACCGCTCTGGTAGTTCTCAGTGAGGTCAATGCGCCGCTGCTGCCCCTTCTTAGTGAGGAAATGTGGCGCGGCCTGACGGGTGGACGGTCTGTTCACCTAGTGGATTGGCCCGAAGTGCCAGCGACCGTGACTGATGACGCCCTCATGGCACAAATGGATGAGGTGCGCGCAATCGTCTCGGCCACTCATTCGCTACGCAAGGCACACAAGCTACGCGTTCGTCAGCCACTCCAGAGCTTGACTGTGGTCACCACTCAAGAACTTGGCCAATACGCGGATCTCATTGCCAGCGAAGTGAACGTCAAGGCTGTGCTGTTCCGCGATGCAGAATCCTCCGGTATGGAGATCAAGCGGGAGCTGGCAGTGCTGCCGCGCGAGCTGGACCCGTCTATGCGAAAGCTGACGTCAAAGCTGTTCAAGGCCGCCAGGGAGGACGCTTGGCACGAATCCGAAGGCGGGATCGTTCTTGAACTGGGCGATGAGGAAGTTGCGCTCAGTGATGGCCAATACACGCTGACCACACAAGTTGTTTCTGAGGAAGGTTCAGTTGCCACCGTTCTTGACTCAGGTGCATTCGTTTCACTTGACACCACTTTGACGCCTGAACTCGAGGCTGAAGGGTATGCCCGTGACGTGGTTCGCGCTGTGCAAGATGAACGCAAGGCAGCAGGACTCCATGTGGCAGACCGCATCAGCCTGACCCTGACAGTCCCAGATGAACACGTTGCTGCGGTGGAAGCTCATCTGGAGTTCATCAGCCGTGAGACACTCGCCCTCGAGGCGACAGTTGCAGGCGGGTCATCCGATATTCAGGTTGCCGTGGCAAAGTTTGGCCGCGCCTGA
- a CDS encoding carbohydrate ABC transporter permease has product MAHSVQSVSASVGGTPETATTSTEPTKVGDAVEALTAPELHVAKHERAAWRQKLSRIDEKVSPYLYVSPFFIVFAIVGLYPLLYTAWVSLHDWTLLGGQGEFVGWDNFASVLSEPRFYTAVRNTFSIFILSSVPQIIGAILIAAVLNANLRAKTFWRMGVLLPYVVAPVAVSLIFSKMFGDQAGLINTIIGYIGIDPIGWHANAFASHIAIATMVNFRWLGYNALILLAAMQAIPTELYEAAIVDGAGRVRQFFSITIPQLRSTIVFVVITSTIGGLQIFDEPRTFDTMGRGGSDGQWQTLTLFLYERGWGAQSDFGKAAAVAWLLFLLIILIGMVNFALTQRISSGEGKKGKKR; this is encoded by the coding sequence ATGGCACATTCTGTTCAAAGCGTGAGTGCTAGCGTTGGCGGCACACCTGAGACCGCCACCACCAGCACTGAGCCCACGAAAGTGGGAGACGCCGTCGAGGCGCTGACGGCTCCAGAGCTGCACGTGGCCAAGCACGAACGTGCGGCATGGCGTCAGAAGCTCAGTCGAATAGATGAGAAGGTATCCCCGTATCTCTACGTGAGTCCGTTCTTTATCGTCTTCGCGATTGTGGGCCTGTATCCACTCTTGTACACAGCGTGGGTCTCGCTGCATGATTGGACACTTCTTGGTGGCCAAGGCGAGTTCGTGGGATGGGATAATTTCGCATCCGTTCTCTCGGAGCCGCGATTCTACACGGCAGTGCGAAACACCTTCTCTATTTTCATTCTCTCGTCCGTTCCCCAAATCATCGGAGCGATCCTCATCGCCGCAGTTCTCAATGCGAACCTGCGTGCCAAGACGTTCTGGCGAATGGGAGTCTTGCTTCCATACGTGGTTGCACCTGTAGCAGTCTCACTCATCTTCTCGAAGATGTTTGGAGATCAGGCGGGCCTCATCAACACGATTATTGGCTACATTGGCATAGACCCAATTGGTTGGCACGCAAACGCGTTCGCCTCGCATATCGCAATTGCCACCATGGTTAACTTTCGTTGGCTCGGTTACAACGCGTTGATCCTCCTAGCTGCGATGCAAGCCATACCCACGGAACTCTACGAGGCCGCGATTGTGGATGGAGCGGGCCGCGTTCGCCAGTTCTTCAGCATCACAATCCCTCAACTCCGTTCCACAATCGTGTTCGTGGTCATCACCTCAACGATCGGTGGCTTGCAGATCTTTGACGAACCACGAACATTCGACACGATGGGACGAGGAGGTTCGGACGGTCAATGGCAGACCCTTACTCTGTTCCTTTATGAAAGAGGTTGGGGCGCTCAGTCCGACTTCGGAAAGGCGGCCGCAGTTGCCTGGTTGCTCTTCCTCCTTATCATTTTGATAGGCATGGTCAACTTCGCTCTGACGCAAAGGATTTCGTCAGGAGAAGGCAAGAAAGGGAAGAAGCGATGA
- a CDS encoding glycoside hydrolase family 1 protein, with the protein MATLSFPPSFVWGAATAAYQIEGGHREDGRTDSIWDAFAKVPGAVSGGADGAIACDHYHRMPTDVALLKDLGITNYRFSTSWSRVRPDGLPNPRGLDFYSRLVDELLEAGITPWLTLEHWDLPQSIEQRGGWRVRETAQLFADFTTDVVAKLGDRVSHFITLNEPWCQAFLGYGSGYHAPGRASAAEAVDAAHVLLLAHGLGLERIRELAPSAKAGIVVNLTVANPLDPQNPADQEAARLVEGAQNRVFLDPIFKGSYPSDILESMAGAGLGRIAQPEDFRIISAPMDFIGVNFYNGCQVAGAGAHTQPSEGTAANVPTPAGNDATSEATSQATAKPSPYVGTEGVRWVPRALPHTAMDWEVWAPDLTTALVNLHEEYSGPAGIPIYVSENGAAYDDVVDDHGFVDDSGTRQRYIAEHITAVHDAIEGGANVDGYFVWSFMDNFEWSQGYRARFGVVRVDYDTLERIPKASAGFFSEVITQNSISESRPDLQSVLN; encoded by the coding sequence ATGGCCACGTTAAGCTTTCCGCCATCATTCGTCTGGGGAGCCGCAACAGCGGCATACCAAATTGAAGGTGGTCACCGCGAAGACGGACGCACGGACTCAATTTGGGATGCATTCGCCAAGGTTCCAGGCGCTGTTTCGGGCGGCGCTGATGGCGCTATCGCATGCGATCATTACCACCGGATGCCAACCGACGTGGCACTGCTTAAGGATCTGGGGATCACAAACTACAGATTCTCCACGTCCTGGAGCAGAGTGCGCCCAGATGGATTGCCAAATCCGCGAGGTTTGGACTTCTATTCGAGGCTCGTGGATGAACTGCTCGAGGCAGGGATTACGCCGTGGTTGACGCTCGAGCATTGGGATCTACCCCAGAGTATTGAGCAGAGAGGCGGGTGGCGGGTCCGCGAGACGGCGCAACTCTTCGCCGATTTCACCACTGATGTGGTTGCGAAGTTGGGTGATCGAGTTTCGCATTTCATTACTCTCAATGAACCGTGGTGTCAGGCGTTCCTTGGATACGGTTCCGGCTACCATGCGCCGGGCCGGGCTTCGGCTGCGGAGGCAGTGGACGCCGCTCATGTTCTCTTGTTGGCTCATGGTTTGGGACTCGAACGGATCCGGGAGCTGGCACCCTCAGCGAAGGCGGGAATCGTGGTCAACTTGACTGTGGCCAACCCGTTGGATCCGCAGAATCCGGCCGATCAGGAGGCCGCTCGGCTAGTGGAAGGTGCTCAGAATAGGGTCTTCTTGGACCCGATCTTCAAGGGCTCGTATCCATCTGACATCCTCGAAAGCATGGCCGGTGCAGGCCTTGGCAGGATCGCGCAACCAGAGGATTTCCGCATCATCAGTGCTCCCATGGACTTCATAGGAGTGAACTTCTACAACGGTTGCCAGGTTGCTGGCGCTGGTGCACACACTCAGCCTTCCGAGGGCACAGCGGCGAATGTGCCAACGCCGGCCGGCAACGATGCCACCAGTGAGGCCACCAGTCAGGCCACCGCGAAGCCAAGCCCGTATGTGGGCACCGAAGGCGTGCGCTGGGTGCCACGAGCACTCCCACACACAGCCATGGATTGGGAGGTTTGGGCCCCTGATCTCACAACGGCTCTGGTGAATCTGCATGAGGAGTACTCGGGACCCGCCGGAATCCCAATCTACGTCTCTGAAAACGGCGCTGCATACGACGACGTCGTCGACGATCACGGTTTTGTGGACGATTCCGGTACCCGTCAGCGCTACATCGCCGAACACATCACGGCTGTCCATGACGCGATCGAAGGCGGGGCAAACGTAGACGGATACTTTGTATGGTCATTCATGGACAACTTTGAATGGTCACAGGGTTATCGCGCGCGCTTTGGAGTGGTTCGGGTGGACTACGATACGTTGGAGCGGATTCCAAAGGCGTCAGCCGGTTTCTTCAGTGAAGTGATCACACAGAATTCCATCTCAGAATCTAGGCCGGATCTACAGAGCGTGCTGAATTAG
- the proC gene encoding pyrroline-5-carboxylate reductase — MLGFIGAGAMGGAIVRGVIESGLYPASEIFVCGSSPERSIQIATQLGVTSAPTATDLVDAVGDDGIVVIAVKPYAVGSVLDSVRESAIAHNTVIVSVAAGTTLETLASHLTPDQPIIRTMPNVNAAIGQSMTALCAGPAVSQAQFVAVEDVFHAVGEITRITEKDFSTFSALAGCSPAFTFEYIDAMARAGVRNGIPKAQAVKIAAQAVLGSAQMVLVGLEQGLTPASLADSVQSPGGTTVAGVVALEEAGFSAAVVRGIQASVDRDVQMQS, encoded by the coding sequence ATGTTGGGATTCATTGGCGCAGGCGCAATGGGCGGCGCGATTGTGCGTGGAGTCATCGAATCGGGCTTGTATCCGGCCAGCGAGATCTTCGTCTGTGGTTCCTCACCTGAGCGATCCATTCAAATTGCAACGCAGCTCGGTGTTACGAGCGCGCCCACGGCAACTGACCTTGTCGATGCCGTTGGGGATGACGGCATCGTTGTGATCGCGGTGAAGCCCTACGCCGTTGGCAGCGTTTTGGACTCCGTACGTGAGTCCGCCATCGCCCATAACACTGTTATCGTGTCCGTTGCCGCAGGCACCACGCTTGAGACACTGGCGAGCCACCTGACTCCCGATCAGCCCATCATTCGAACTATGCCCAACGTCAACGCAGCAATCGGGCAGTCTATGACGGCGCTGTGCGCGGGCCCAGCAGTTTCGCAGGCCCAGTTCGTGGCCGTGGAAGACGTGTTCCATGCCGTCGGTGAGATCACGCGGATTACAGAGAAGGACTTCTCCACCTTTTCGGCCCTCGCTGGTTGTTCGCCTGCCTTCACCTTTGAGTACATTGATGCGATGGCGCGCGCAGGAGTTCGAAATGGGATTCCCAAAGCACAAGCAGTCAAGATTGCTGCCCAAGCAGTATTGGGAAGCGCGCAGATGGTCCTAGTTGGACTTGAACAAGGCCTGACCCCAGCTTCGCTCGCTGACTCCGTCCAGTCCCCCGGCGGCACAACTGTGGCTGGGGTAGTGGCCCTTGAGGAAGCTGGTTTCTCCGCCGCAGTTGTTCGAGGTATCCAGGCCTCTGTTGACCGCGACGTGCAGATGCAAAGCTGA
- a CDS encoding carbohydrate ABC transporter permease yields MSTGLSSAPAVQQMAGKGAARAYSRKQKHASYGPNRRPRWYTYALLTLFILVCFYPLWYAVLLASSDAASIAQHPIPSLIPEGNLFTNINRVLNADINFWQAVINSIIVAVITSISVVFFSTLAGYAFSKLRFRGRDGLLVFIIATMAVPTQLGVVPLFIVMSNLGWTGKLVSVIVPAMVTAFGVFWMTQYLRDALPFELIEAARVDGCSMIRTFVSVALPAARPAAAMLALFTFVGSWTNFFWPSIVLGANNPTLPVALKLLQASYFKDYSLIMAGVVVSTVPLILLFVFAGKQLVSGIMQGAVKG; encoded by the coding sequence ATGAGCACCGGTCTCAGTTCCGCTCCGGCAGTCCAGCAGATGGCTGGAAAGGGAGCAGCGAGGGCATACTCGCGTAAGCAGAAGCATGCGAGCTACGGGCCAAATCGTCGCCCGCGATGGTACACATATGCGCTTCTGACCCTGTTTATTCTCGTGTGTTTCTACCCTTTGTGGTACGCAGTTCTGTTGGCCTCCTCTGATGCGGCCAGCATTGCACAACACCCCATTCCCTCTCTCATTCCTGAGGGCAACCTCTTTACCAATATCAACCGCGTGCTGAACGCAGATATCAACTTCTGGCAAGCTGTTATCAACTCGATCATCGTCGCGGTGATTACCTCCATCTCGGTTGTGTTCTTCTCAACACTGGCTGGATATGCGTTCTCCAAGCTTCGCTTCCGTGGCCGCGATGGTCTGCTGGTCTTCATCATTGCCACAATGGCAGTTCCAACCCAGCTCGGCGTGGTTCCGCTGTTCATCGTCATGTCGAACCTTGGGTGGACAGGCAAACTGGTGTCAGTCATTGTCCCCGCAATGGTTACGGCATTTGGCGTGTTCTGGATGACCCAGTACTTGCGTGATGCCCTTCCGTTTGAACTCATTGAAGCTGCCCGCGTTGACGGCTGTTCGATGATCAGGACCTTTGTGTCGGTTGCTCTGCCAGCCGCCCGCCCGGCAGCTGCGATGCTTGCACTCTTCACCTTCGTGGGATCATGGACCAACTTCTTCTGGCCATCGATTGTCCTAGGCGCAAACAACCCCACCCTTCCGGTGGCGTTGAAGCTGCTGCAAGCGTCCTACTTCAAGGACTACTCGCTCATCATGGCAGGCGTGGTGGTATCCACGGTCCCGCTCATTCTGCTGTTCGTCTTCGCAGGCAAGCAGCTGGTTTCCGGCATCATGCAGGGAGCAGTGAAGGGCTGA
- a CDS encoding ABC transporter substrate-binding protein has translation MRGRRSLAALAAFSVLSIGLAACSSVGADSDSTATTGSGDTSDSTEQITLTVATFNEFGYEGLYQEYMDAHPNIKIEAKKAATSNEAQQNLKTALGAGSGAADIEAIEVDWLPELMQYPDQFTDLTSDAVEGRWLDWKTASATTTDGKLIGYGTDIGPEGVCYRSDLFEQAGLPTDREEVAALLEGDWDTYFSVGKQFTDATGIPWYDASVATFQGMVNQLANPLENSDGTPIPLADNTDIKDIYNTVLTQSVDNNLSAGLEQWSDDWVAAFQNDGFATMLCPGWMLGVIEGNAAGVTGWDIADVFPGGGGNWGGSFLTVPAQGKNIDAAVELAQWLTAPEQQIKAFEAKGTFPSQVEALSSETLLSQTNEFFNNAPTGQILANRADAVELQPYKGPNYFAIYNILADALNRVDVSGTDDASSSWDKALSDFDALGIG, from the coding sequence ATGCGCGGACGACGTTCCCTTGCCGCACTCGCGGCATTCAGCGTTCTTTCCATTGGGCTTGCTGCTTGTAGCTCAGTTGGAGCGGACTCTGATTCAACCGCTACCACCGGCAGTGGCGATACAAGCGATTCAACAGAGCAAATCACTCTGACGGTCGCCACGTTCAATGAGTTTGGATACGAAGGCCTGTACCAGGAGTACATGGATGCGCATCCGAACATCAAGATTGAGGCAAAGAAGGCAGCTACGTCTAACGAAGCTCAGCAGAACCTCAAGACAGCACTCGGCGCCGGATCAGGTGCCGCTGATATTGAAGCAATCGAAGTGGACTGGCTGCCGGAACTCATGCAGTATCCGGATCAGTTCACCGACCTAACTTCCGATGCAGTGGAAGGCCGCTGGCTCGATTGGAAGACCGCTAGTGCAACCACTACCGATGGCAAGCTCATCGGCTACGGCACTGACATCGGCCCAGAAGGCGTATGCTACCGCTCGGACTTGTTCGAGCAGGCCGGGCTTCCTACTGATCGTGAAGAAGTGGCCGCATTGCTTGAAGGCGACTGGGATACATACTTCTCGGTTGGCAAGCAGTTTACGGATGCAACGGGTATCCCGTGGTATGACGCCTCCGTAGCTACCTTCCAAGGCATGGTCAACCAGTTGGCAAATCCGTTGGAGAACTCCGATGGAACTCCAATTCCTTTGGCTGACAACACTGATATCAAGGACATCTACAACACGGTTCTGACTCAGTCTGTTGACAACAACCTTTCGGCCGGCCTCGAACAGTGGAGCGACGATTGGGTAGCCGCATTCCAGAACGACGGCTTTGCAACCATGTTGTGCCCAGGCTGGATGCTCGGTGTTATCGAAGGCAACGCTGCTGGTGTAACCGGCTGGGACATCGCTGATGTTTTCCCTGGCGGTGGCGGTAACTGGGGCGGTTCCTTCCTGACCGTTCCTGCTCAAGGTAAGAACATCGATGCCGCCGTTGAGCTCGCTCAGTGGTTGACGGCTCCTGAACAGCAGATCAAGGCATTCGAAGCAAAGGGCACCTTCCCCTCTCAGGTTGAGGCACTTTCCTCTGAAACCTTGCTCTCTCAGACAAACGAGTTCTTCAATAACGCTCCGACCGGCCAAATTCTGGCCAACCGAGCCGATGCTGTTGAACTCCAGCCCTACAAGGGTCCAAACTACTTCGCGATCTACAACATCCTTGCCGACGCTCTGAACCGTGTGGATGTTTCAGGAACGGACGATGCTTCATCCTCCTGGGACAAGGCTCTGAGCGACTTCGACGCCCTGGGAATCGGCTGA